In Zingiber officinale cultivar Zhangliang chromosome 3A, Zo_v1.1, whole genome shotgun sequence, the DNA window cttatgtttattgaaAAGTTCTTCAACGTAATCAAAATGTGTTTTTGTTTCAATAAAGGAAATTCAAGAAAGGAGCTTGTCTTTTCTATTATAGTGTACGTGATCCTCTGCAGTGTTGTTATACCTTTCAATGATGATATAAGATGAATTGTTGATCAGTGATTTGTCAAGTGAGGGTCCTTCCTTTATGTGGGTTAGAGACCTTTGAGTCGTGACATGGATTAGGAGTTGAGTCCTTCAGACTAACGACGTTGAATTTCACTCACACTTGCTACCCTCGTTCATCTctcacctactagattctaatcAGATTAACAGCTAAATTTTAAGTAAAACATCAAGGGTCAAATGGAAAAAGATTAGGACAGTGGATGCTTGTTGTAGCACTTCAGGTGGAGGGAAATTACACATATAGATGCTCACACTGTCGGGATTGCCAGTGCAAGTGGATGAAAGATGATTTGCACAGGTGTCACACTCTTCCCTTCTTGACCCACCTGTATCAAATCCTAAGATAAATTAGTTCAAATAAACTTAAGTCAATCCAATTCATTGATTTATTTCTTATTCAACCAGAAAACTTTCAATTCTAATCAGATGTGTATGAGATTCAATCTTAATGCGAGAAATAACCTTATGGTATTTTGTTCTTCCCTCCTCTCACTCCCTTTCAattccctttctctctctttactAAAACACATCCTTGAGCTTTGATTTGTATTTGCATTGTTCATCTGTTCTTTTAGATTCTTTGTTTGCTTTGACATCAGTATTTCAAAGTTACaatttataaatatgatataGTAGAGTCTACCATTTCTTTGATGCGCTTTGATTGACTTTTCGTACAATTGCGAACTTGTGATTGATTTATCCAAGTGACAAGGAGTCTAAACAcccaaaaaaaaaacagagagggAAAAGAGGATAAAGAGGATGTTGTATATTATTGGATTAGGCCTGGGTGATGAGAGGGACATCACCCTCAGAGGTCTTGAGGCTGTCCGCAGCTGTGACAAGGTCTATGTTGAAGCCTATACCTCCCTCCTCTCCTTTGGTCTTGCTTCTGATGGTCTCTCCAGAATGGTATTgaccttctttctcttctcttcaatCGCGATGACTCAGTGAGTTTAGTCCTCTTAATATGCATCCTTTGTTTCAGGAGAAACTGTATGGGAAGGACATTGTAGTTGCTGATCGAGAGATGGTTGAAGAGCATGCAGATGCTATTCTCCGTGAAGCTACTGATTCCAATGTTGCTTTCTTGGTCGTTGGAGATCCTTTTGGGTACTTTATTCTTTCACCTGACAGCCatagagtgttgttatgtgcttgaattttatatatatctgGATATTcataactaaaaaggtgttgcaTCTGAATTTTGTAAATGTGAATTTTACCATTGCTGAAGGTTTGTTTCAACATATCCTCACTTTGAATAGGTTGAATTTCTTGCTCGTTGCAGTTTCATGTGCAATAAATGATATTGTACAATATATTCAACTTTCAAATTATATATCATTAATTTATATTTCATAATCTTATGATGTGCATACTAAGAGATTACTAGGTTCTCCTTTTACTGTGTGTACAAAGTGGTGATTTAAAAGTGGGTTATTGGTGTTAACAATATTTCTTCCTGCCTATTATTGTTGTAGAAAGTAGTCAGCTTTCCTGAAAAGACTAAATGAGGTTTCTTTAAGAAATCATTTAAATCTCACAGTTCTTTTTGCCTAGTTATCATCTCAACATTAGAGTAGACATTTCTTTAGTAAAATCAGTATAGCTTGAATTATGGTATGTTCTAAATTCTACTGCATAGCTGGCTATTTAGTCAAAACATTTTTGTTTGATAATTTCCATTGTAATCTTTTTGCACCTCACTTCTATGAATGTGATACGAAATTATATTGTTATAATCTAGAACTTTATCTTCTCCTCAATTTAGTGTTTTCACTCTTCAGATGTGCTATCACTACTACATGTCTTTTGAAGAACAAGCAGTTTCCCATCACCTGACTGTGTGATCATTTGTAAAATTACTTAGATTTATCTAGATAGATGTTATATCTAGATTTCAGCTTGATTCATCTGATATCCATACTGCAATTTTAATGCATTTTGACATtcactctttttatttttttattttatttttggcaatatggttttcttttcttgaccAACTATTTTCTATATTATACTGCAGTGCAACCACCCATACAGACCTGGTTGTTCGGGCCAAAAAAATAGGGCTGGAAGTCAGAGTCATACACAATGCTTCAGTTATGAATGCCATAGGAATTTGTGGTTTGCAACTTTACCGCTATGGTGAGACGGTGTCAATACCTTTCTTTACTGATACATGGAGACCCGATAGTTTCTACCCGAAGATCCATAGAAACCGGCAACTTGGCTTGCACACTCTCTGCTTGTTAGGTCAGTTCTCTATACTCTTCAGTTTATAAATTCTTTGTATGTGTGCTCTGAGAGTTATAGATATTTGAATAAATTCTAAATTGTAAGTGCACACTTCAAAAAGCTTAGTTGTTCATACTGCCTTGAACTGGTAACAACTAGGTTATCTTGTCTAGAGGAAATGGAGAAAAGAGAAGCACAACAAAGACAAATCCAGTGGCTTAGTAAAAGTTGCATAGTTGTTGATTCATGACTCTTGTACATCACGTGGCCAGGTCTAAGCCAAAATCAAACTTACATAAGCATCCTCGTTAAAATAATTACTGTGAGAGGCCTTTCTCTAACGTTTAAACCCTAGAATAACATGTTTTCTATGGCACAATGAATCACTTCGAATTACTCCTCTTAACTTTTTGATGTGATTTATTTAGCCTAGATCAAGGATTTAAGACATGAATTTTTGGTTGTGCTTGAGGGAATAAACATAATGGAGGAAATTGATGGCATATTTTGCTTTGATGTTTTATTTGCTTTGTTAAAGCTctattccttttattttatttatttattgttatttagAAAGATGATCCTTTTGAGCAGCCTTAGGCCTTAGCATGCCCAACATTTAGACATGCTGATCCTTTTTATGACATTGTCAAATTATTACAGTTAATCATTCCTCTTCTAGTCCCTTAGTGCTGTAAGCTAGGAGTCTTAAGATGTTTCTCCTATTGTGCCCCAACATGAAATGAGTCATTATGTGGTTGACACAAGACACAAGAATCTTTTTGttgctattttttatttttttttaaatcatcaaTGAATCCATATAATTATGGATTGTGTTGTTTTGAACTTAATATTGTACCCTATCCACATGATATTGTTGCATATGCAACACTAATTAGCCCCCACAGGTTGGCGTAGTTGGAACATACATGGGTATTTGCTCAAATAggtcttagggtgcgtttggttcaagttatcatgtataaccttggttatgtgattaccaagtaatcacataaccaaggttatggggaataaaacataaccaaatcttgtttggttcaacctaggtaatgcaacaaaaacttgtttgtttgaaggttttaatgaataccctagtttaatattttaccgtattacccttagttacaaaaccaactatacatattattattattattattatttatatttttttacttttctttttcctgtatattttttaaaattttttttaatgtttttatatttttatattatttatattttttattttttatttttttacattttttacattttaatttttatttatttatttatttttaaattttttttaaatttttaattttttaaaattttaaatttttaaaaattttttaaatttttaaaaaaattttaaattttttaatttttaattatttttaatttttaaattttttaaattttatttttttttatttttaattttttaaattatttatttttaaaaaattttaattttttaaacatttttttattttttattacattttttaatattttttacattttttctctttttttcatgttttttcttatcgggggtatttttggtaaaaaaaaatcgttaaccccggaatcaagaaaaaccttagttttctgaggttttccgattccgggttgTATAACCCTTTTGCTGATGTGTCAGGCATGAGACATTACTctggaatcatcgaatacctaaaccaaacaagggttttgttgataaccttggatggataactaaggttatcaagaataaccctgaaccaaacgcacccttagagtcAATTCCGAGCGGATGCAAAATGCCTTGTTGGGTGTCTAACCTCCCTCATACAAAGAGCCGCTACGCTAGGGCAAAATGCCCTTGTGTTGTATTTTGCTGTGAGGCCGGTGATATTGGCCGCTTGGGGTTAGCAATATCACCTTTTGCTCCAATATGCAACACTAATTAGAACAGGAAATAATGGCTGTTTTATGTCGGTCTGTTCTATTTTTTCAATTTGATTTAGGCTAAATTTTATGTGGGCTCGCATTCTACAAAGTTTTTTTTGGTACTAAGATGTCACTggatatcatttttttttcaaggcTTTAATACAGTTTTATAATCTGCAGATATACGGGTGAAGGAACCATCTTTGGAGTCATTGTGCAGGTACTGCAAAATAAACCAAACTTTGTTCTTTAACCTGTGCGTGCCTAATGCCATATGTTGTTGAAGAACTTTGAAATGCTTTATGTTATTTTGGCATCAGGATGACTGTTTCAAATTCAAACACACAATTTATATTAGTTATTTCCTTACATGTAACTATCTcgttttttctttcttcctcttttcaatGGATAGGAGAAGTTTCTACTAGTTTGTTCTTCGTTCTTGCCCTCAACCACATTCTTTGTTTTTTCTAGATTTGGTCATAACTTGTTTTACTAATATTTCATGTCCCTTTTGACTCCTGAATTTCCAGAGGAAAGAAGTGTTATGAACCACCAAGATATATGCAAATCCACACTGCTATTAATCAATTATTGGAGATTGAAGAATCAAATGGAAAATCTGGTACATATCTGTCTGCAGTATGTCCTTTCTTCATTTCGGCAATTATTCACACTTCATTCCAGAAATGAAAGATCCAAGTATGGACGCCACTGCAAGATATTTGGGTGTTCAATGTCAATGTGTTCCATTAATATGCCTTTTCATGTGAAACCAGGAATTAAATGCATATTCATGCTTGCCATCTGACAAAATTATGGTGTATTTGTTCTTATATTCTCATGATTGTTGATATCTTCAAGCatgatattcagtttctttcctCAACCAGGTCTTATGGGCCAAGCTCTCCCTCCTTTTACTGGCATATTTAATGTCAAGTCCTTTATCTTAAGAGTACCAATCACTTTATGCATCTATAATAATCAACACATGAGAGAAATCTCCTGTCACCACCTATTGTTTCCTTTATTTATCCTTCAATACAATCTTAACTTTGCATGCCAATCTGCATGAGGATATCTTCTAGCAAAGAATAGTATGCGTATAACCTGTAAATATGTACAGTTTATGGCTATTTTCTGATGGCGTTTCAAACTTTTTTGTTCTAATTTGTTTTTAGTCCTTCATTGCCTAATTCTTCATCTCTGTGGGATAAAGGTCATTTATTTTGATCAGATGGTAACCATTTAACTGCCTTCCAGcttatgatgcagaaacaaagTGTGTAGGAATTGCTCGCCTCGGCTATGAGGATCAGAAGATAGTTGCTGGATCAATGAAAGATTTACTTGATGTAGATTTTGGTCTGCCTCTTCATTGCCTTGTAATAGTAGGCGAGACACACCCTGTGGAAGAGGAGATGTTAGACTTTTATTCAATCAAGTCAATAAATGGATAAAGATCAATTCCTGTATGGTGATACATCTATCTACATGCAGGTGTGCAATAACAACCCATGTTTGCTGAATGCTGTTTTGTTTAGCATCTCTACTACATATTACTTCTATTGAATTAGTAATCCTGTCAATTCACAAATGATT includes these proteins:
- the LOC122051425 gene encoding probable diphthine methyl ester synthase, which encodes MLYIIGLGLGDERDITLRGLEAVRSCDKVYVEAYTSLLSFGLASDGLSRMEKLYGKDIVVADREMVEEHADAILREATDSNVAFLVVGDPFGATTHTDLVVRAKKIGLEVRVIHNASVMNAIGICGLQLYRYGETVSIPFFTDTWRPDSFYPKIHRNRQLGLHTLCLLDIRVKEPSLESLCRGKKCYEPPRYMQIHTAINQLLEIEESNGKSAYDAETKCVGIARLGYEDQKIVAGSMKDLLDVDFGLPLHCLVIVGETHPVEEEMLDFYSIKSING